A window of Anabas testudineus chromosome 7, fAnaTes1.2, whole genome shotgun sequence genomic DNA:
CTTCGGATATACATGTATTTacaaatcaaaaacataatcacaATAACCGATGCCTGACCAAAAAAATAACAGACATTTGTGACCCTGTGACTCCTTCAAAATCCACATTTCCTTCAAATAAGTCAGATAAGTGTAGgtattttttttcaatattgatgttaacatatatatatatattttttaatttctggtCACTCTTTCTTGCGTAGGTGGATGTAGATGACACCACTACACAGCAACAATGGGACACACACCCAGGCCAAGATGAAGCAGTAGCCAAAGTGTCCTGAGGTCAGATCTCTTGAGCCCTGAAGGATTTCCTTtttgtgtaaagtgtaaatgagAGCTGCAGAAAAGGCCATCAGAcctaaaagaaaacatacacaattatgtttgttttaggAATTAAATATGTTAGTGGAACAGGCTGTGATATTTCTTACTAAATTTAGTTCATATTTGGGCAAAACAACATGAATGCATGACAAAATAGTCACTTAATGCAATTATTAGTATCAGTTCAGTCAGGAACCGAAGTACAGGGACTGCTCCCAaccattatatatttttttaatgtatgttttcaGTTGCTAGTGGtataaaaactatatttgtAAAATTACAAATCACAGAGGTGCAAAAATGCTGCTTCAAGAAACCGTAATTTAATTCACCTACTGTATATCAAATTATCAAATTCTTCTTCCCATTACACCTTTTTACTAATTTAATAGTTCTGCTGTACTGTAGCCTAAAGGGCCATGTTTCTAACAGTTTAGCTTCTGTGCTTTAGACATGTTTCCCTTCACAATTTGTAGGAACAAACAACACCCTCTTGAAATGATCTCATTGAACAGAGAAATGCTGGTGACACATTGTTTCACCCCACTGTTACCTGCAAAGACTTGACACAGCCCAGTGAAGTAGAAGAGTCCACCCTTAGACATGGTGAACAGTTGACCCAGGAACACCaagaaggagacagaagaaaagaccACTGAGAGAACCATCAGGACTTGCACAGCCTGTAGCCACTCTGAGTCAGAAGGGAAAACCAGCTGTCAGGTTGTGAAAAAGACATGTGAATCTAAAACTGCTCTATGACAGATATGCAAAATGAAGTTGTTACCAGTTTCCTTTGAGGATGAGCACAACCACGTCTCTGTAAGGTTGTCAAACCTACAGTTGTACCATAGGTCTGAGTTCTCCATGCCATCCCACACCCACCAGGACTTTAAAGAgaaatttgacacaacacacaTACCTGAATATGTTGCactaaataatacaattaaagcAGTTGTGAGGTAAATAGAAGTATTACCTTCTCCATCGTTGCAATAAATAACATGGCAAGTGTGATGAGATGCAGCAGGGTCACAAACATAAGCAGGTACGCCATTTTCAATTCCctgctaaaaaacaaactgagaggATAAATTCAGGTTTCCTAAAGTCACTGCATCCAACACAACACTTAGCGAGGAAATAGGGAATTAATATATGTGTGGCCAGTTTAACACGGCTTTTGGTTTCACTATGAAAATGAGTGTTGGGGAACATTCCTGTTTTGCCTTGAAACATAAAATGGAACATCTGAGTAGCTGAACAGAGTGTAGTCTGTGTTGTGTAATACGGTTTAAAACTGAGAGCAATTACTTCTAAAACTACTCTTTGACTCGCCTGTGTGATGACATCGTACAGCAAACCTGCAGAGAACTTGGGTGGACCTATTGAAATCCAAACGTGCCAAAATGTTTACCCAGTTAAACTCTCTACCCCTAAGAGTGgctgttttcttcatttcaaaGCAAAAAGAAGTCTGTAATCCAACTTGCATTTGGGTTTCATTAACTTTGCCCTTGTAAACACGATGGGAATTAAAATGGAGACAAGACAGGCATGTGATTTTACTCACAGTGTAGATACATTAGTAGCACAAAAACACCAAAGAGGCTATTGTGGAGACAGTAATTTTAGTAAACAACAAGGACCGTGcatagagacaaaaaaagacagaggaaaataaGAATGAAATTGTCTGTGAAGATCCTTATCACTGGGAGAGGTCCATTTGGGTGGGCGGTGTAGTCACAATTACTatcaaattatgtttattaCGCTAGATTTTATCCATCacataaaaatggaaagaaaagagaaaagaaaataattctgGCCAGgagaatcatttaaaaataaaatagtaaaagtaCACGtactacaaacaaacaagtgtaaccttattgttttctgtcacaAGAGTTTGAAAGGAAGTTATCTTGATATGACCCACAATATGTGTggtaataaaaacatgcatcGTTTAATGGTAATCCTTCGCTACAAATAGCTTTTGAAACTAGTGTTGTTAGTAGACGTGATGCAATAATAACAACTACAATGAAGTCTGTTTTAAAACTAGTACGATATGTATTGAAGTACAGTGAAAAG
This region includes:
- the LOC113166827 gene encoding epithelial membrane protein 3-like, which produces MAYLLMFVTLLHLITLAMLFIATMEKSWWVWDGMENSDLWYNCRFDNLTETWLCSSSKETEWLQAVQVLMVLSVVFSSVSFLVFLGQLFTMSKGGLFYFTGLCQVFAGLMAFSAALIYTLHKKEILQGSRDLTSGHFGYCFILAWVCVPLLLCSGVIYIHLRKKE